The Cellulomonas shaoxiangyii sequence CTCGGCGACGTCGTCCGGCTGTCCGAGGCGCTCCAGCGGGACGACCGTGGCGAAGTGCGCGACGGTCGCCTCGTCCTTGCCGTCGAGGAAGAGCGGCGTCGCGACGGGACCGGGGGCGACGGCGTTGACCGTGACGTCCTTGCCGCGCAGCTCGCGGGCGAGGACCAGGGTCATGCCCTCCACGGCCGCCTTGCTGGCGGCGTAGGGCCCGTAGGTGGGCAGCTGGCCACGGGTCTGGCTGGTGGAGAAGTTGATCAGCGCGCCGCCGGGCCGCAGCCGGTTCGCCGCGAGCTGGGAGACGACGAACGTGCCGCGGATGTTCGTGCGGTGCATGCGGTCGAGCGCGTCGAGGTCGAACGTGGCGATCGGCCCCAGGGTCATCGTCCCGGCCGTGTTGACCACCACGTCGACCCCGCCGAGCTCGGCCTCCACGGCGTCGAACGCGGCGGCCATCGCGTGCTCGTCGGCGACGTCCCCGCCGACCGTGATCGCCCGGCCTCCCACCGCGGTGACCGCGGCGGCGACGTCCTGCGCCCGGGCCGGGTTGCCGGCGTAGTGGATCGCGACTGCGATCCCGTCGTGGGCCAGCCGCTCGACGACACGGCTGCCGATGCCACCCGAGCCGCCGGTGACGAGCGCGACGCGGGTGCTGGTGGGTGTGGTGCTCATGAGGCCCTCCGGGGGATCGATCGACCACGCCCTTAGTGGACGCTCAGTCCATATAAGCACCACATGGACGATGTGTCCATATCTGTGGCGATGAGTCCCCTCGGTGCGGGCGTGGAGGCGCCACCGCGCCGGTCCTGGGGCAGGGGCCCCGTGCCTCAGGAGGCACTGGCTCACGCGCGGACGACGTCGGGGTAGAAAGCCGCCGGGTCGCCGCCCATGGCGGCCTTGACCCGCGCTCGCCACGCTAGGAGTTGACGTTGGCGTCAAGGGCAAGCCTGTCCGCGGGCGGCCAGCGAGGAGGAGGCGCTGTGCGCATCGGTGACGTGGCTGCCGCGGCGGGGCGCGCCACCCGCTATCGGAGCCGCTTCAGCGGTATCGCCGAGTGAACGACGAAGGCCCGGGATCTGCACTGCGCTGCCGCAGGCCACGGGCCCTTCGACCGGCGGGGATGGGGGACTTCGAACCGCCGAAGGCTTGTCGTTGACAGGTCAGACGTGCACTCGAGCGTGTTTCCGCGCCCACAAGGCCCCAGTTGACCGCAGTTCCCCGGGGCTCGGTGTTCCCGTGGGACAGGGCGCACGATCGACGAGGGCACACGCCGCGAGGGCGTACGTGCACGAGTCGACGCCGGCGGGTTGGGCTGTCGCCCTGCGCGCCTCGGAGTGCGTCCGTCGTGCAGGTGGACGCCGCACCGAGGCGCTCCCGTTACGCGCTATCCGCGGTCGTCACTTGCCCCGCTGTGTCGAGTACTCGAATCCAATCGAGCAGTTCACGCCCGAAGTCGGTGAGGAGCTGGCGACGGTACGTGGGGGTGAAGATCGCTGCCACGTTGAGTGGGGCGACTCCTGCGCAGCCGACTTGAAACAGGGTCGCGCGGACAGCCGTCGGCTCGGCGGCCCACGCAGCACGTAGGCGCGATTCTACGTTCTGGGCGTCGGAGGGGAGGGCGTCCAGAACCCGGCGCAGACGCTCAAGGGCGCGGAGGTGCGGGGCATCCAGATGGGTAAGCGCCTGCACGTAGAGCTGCGACTCGTCCACCTTGGCGTCGTCGAGGACAGCCGCGGCGACGACCTGCGCAAGCAAAGCGCGCTTCGCATTCACGCCGGTCCGTACGGCCGCCTCCGCTGCGCGGATAAAAGTTGACTCGAGTATCGGATCGTCGGTCAGACGCTGCCCGAGCCGCTCAACCCCGGTGCGCTCGACAACATGCTCGGCGTACTCCGCTGCCCTCGCTCGATCCCTGGCATGGGCTTGCTCGAGCAGGACCGCAAACGAGCCACCAATTCCAGGTAACAGGTTCACGGCGGCGAGCTGCAGGACCTCTGGCCATGGCTTGATGCCGTCGTTGCCCACGATGCCACCGTAGCGACGGACAGCGGGGTCGAGCAGCAAGTCGTACTCCTGAACCGCCCCGGGGTTCAAAGGAGTGGTGTGCCACGTGCTTGCCGGGGTGTTCCCACAGGACAAGCGAACGAGGGCGGTTCACCGCGATTGCGCGGGCGAACCGCCCCTCGTGTCGGCGGAGGATGGGGGATTCGAACCCCCGAGGGCTTGCACCCAACACGCTTTCCAAGCGTGCGCCATAGGCCACTAGGCGAATCCTCCTGGCCGCGGCAGCCGGTCGGGACCGACGAGCCGCGCGGAGAGTCTAGCCGAGCCGACGGCCCGTCCGTACCGCCCCGGACGCGGCACCGGGCCCCGGCGCGTTCGCGTCACCGCGGCCGGCCCTCGCGCGCTGTCGGTCCGGCGTGGTGGGGTGGCCGCGTGGCGAGGGGTCTCGCGGGGAGCATGCGCAGCGCGCTGCCGGTCGTGCGCGTCGAGGTCGCCCCCGGCGGCGACGAGCCGGGCGCGCACGACTGGTACCGCGCGGTGCCCGCCGTCGCGCAGGTGCTGGCCGAGGGGTGGGACCTGTCCGCGGCCACCGTGCTGGTCGGGGACA is a genomic window containing:
- a CDS encoding SDR family oxidoreductase; protein product: MSTTPTSTRVALVTGGSGGIGSRVVERLAHDGIAVAIHYAGNPARAQDVAAAVTAVGGRAITVGGDVADEHAMAAAFDAVEAELGGVDVVVNTAGTMTLGPIATFDLDALDRMHRTNIRGTFVVSQLAANRLRPGGALINFSTSQTRGQLPTYGPYAASKAAVEGMTLVLARELRGKDVTVNAVAPGPVATPLFLDGKDEATVAHFATVVPLERLGQPDDVAEVVAFLAGPGRWVNGQVLFTNGGLA